The Halotia branconii CENA392 region ATGCAGCCGAAGCAGATCGCATTTTCACAATTTTAATGGGCGATCGTGTTGCACCTAGACGTGAATTTATTGAAACCTATGGTTCTAAACTCAACTTCACCGATTTAGACATCTAATATCAAACAGGTAGCAGAACAGGGGAACAAATGGGTAGTTGGTAGACACCAATTACCCATTTATATTTGGAGCGATCGTTTTTGAAATTACCTCATTAGGCTGAGGGATTTTATAGATAAGTTTATTAACTATTGTCAGTAAATCTCCATATCTCTAGATTTTCCGCAAAATTATGAACGCGAACAAAAGCATACAAAAAACATTGTGCAATATTAGTGTAGGTAGTCTAATTGCTTTATCTGCCTGTACCCAACCTGTCGTTACGCAAACTCCCACAACAACCGTTTCTCCTGCTGCGCCAACTCCCATCACAACCAACTCTCCAATTACAGAAACTCCCACTAGTACAACTGCTAACCGCAACTTAGCAGAACTAGCACAGTCAGCAGCCAGTCAAGGACAGTTTCAAACTTTAACAAAAGCGGTACAAGCCGCAGGCTTAAATGGACAGTTGACTACCTCAGGCCCTTACACAGTCTTTGCACCCACTGATGCTGCTTTCGCTGCTTTACCAACAGGCACTTTAGATAATCTCTTGAAACCAGAAAACAAACAACAATTAGTAAGGCTGCTT contains the following coding sequences:
- a CDS encoding fasciclin domain-containing protein, which encodes MNANKSIQKTLCNISVGSLIALSACTQPVVTQTPTTTVSPAAPTPITTNSPITETPTSTTANRNLAELAQSAASQGQFQTLTKAVQAAGLNGQLTTSGPYTVFAPTDAAFAALPTGTLDNLLKPENKQQLVRLLAYHVIPGQITSSQITPGQVKTLEGTPVTIKVEDTGKAITVNGAKVTQADIPANNGIVHIVDKVILPPNFPASFNTTPTPTPR